Proteins from a genomic interval of Bradyrhizobium sp. G127:
- a CDS encoding O-antigen ligase family protein: MYIAIKRELADVWLAFSTWRGPNRALAEAARRKGTENFAIIAAAALPWSTSIASSCALAFLIAFLTTMKPGAFFRSLKHPASLSVLAICLIALLGLLWAVDIPWSDRWRGLTPIAKLLGIPVLIYYFGKSERSRYIFFAFAASCTILMLFSWIVLFFPNFAIHYKSDQPGVPVKNYIDQSQGFVFCAFALAAVTVEAYRKNKRAVAILSAVIATALLANLAFVNVARTALVYSPILAVLFAYRYLDRRRFWIAVLALVLAAAGLWAASPNLQNKTAAVLTEYQVRMTDRGPSSVGQRLTYWDKSIRFFEAAPVLGHGTGAIRTLFQRDAVGKTGLEAMVTGNPHNQTLLFALQWGILGCLALYAMWITHLWTFRGSGLVAWFGLLAVAQNILSSLFNSHLSDFYQGWLYVIVVGIAAGRIYESADVHGTSADSSSDRR; encoded by the coding sequence ATGTATATCGCAATAAAGCGGGAATTGGCCGATGTGTGGCTTGCGTTCAGCACGTGGCGCGGCCCGAACCGGGCACTCGCCGAGGCTGCGCGACGCAAGGGAACGGAAAACTTCGCCATTATCGCAGCGGCGGCGCTGCCGTGGTCGACGTCGATCGCCTCGTCCTGTGCGCTCGCGTTTCTGATCGCATTCCTGACCACGATGAAGCCGGGGGCTTTCTTTCGTTCTCTGAAGCATCCCGCCAGCCTGAGCGTCCTGGCCATCTGCCTTATCGCGTTGCTGGGACTGTTATGGGCCGTTGATATTCCGTGGTCCGATCGGTGGCGCGGCCTGACGCCGATCGCCAAACTGCTCGGCATTCCGGTGCTGATCTACTACTTCGGAAAGTCCGAGCGCAGCCGTTACATTTTCTTCGCCTTTGCCGCATCATGTACGATCCTGATGCTGTTTTCCTGGATCGTGCTTTTTTTCCCGAATTTTGCGATCCACTACAAATCCGACCAGCCCGGCGTTCCGGTCAAGAATTACATCGATCAAAGCCAGGGATTTGTTTTTTGCGCGTTCGCGCTCGCTGCGGTGACTGTCGAGGCCTATCGTAAAAACAAACGCGCCGTCGCCATATTGTCTGCCGTCATCGCAACGGCGCTCCTGGCCAATCTGGCCTTCGTCAATGTTGCCCGAACGGCGCTTGTCTATTCGCCAATTCTTGCCGTGCTGTTTGCCTATCGGTATCTCGACCGGAGGCGATTCTGGATCGCGGTTCTGGCTCTCGTTCTCGCCGCCGCCGGTCTGTGGGCGGCGTCACCGAACCTCCAGAACAAAACTGCCGCGGTGCTCACCGAATACCAGGTCCGCATGACGGATCGCGGCCCCTCCTCCGTGGGACAGAGGCTCACCTACTGGGATAAGTCGATCAGATTTTTTGAAGCCGCCCCTGTTCTCGGCCACGGCACCGGCGCGATCAGAACCCTGTTCCAGCGCGATGCCGTCGGCAAGACGGGTCTGGAGGCGATGGTCACCGGCAATCCCCATAACCAGACGCTGCTGTTTGCTCTGCAATGGGGAATCCTGGGATGCTTGGCCCTCTACGCCATGTGGATCACACATTTGTGGACCTTCCGCGGGAGCGGACTTGTCGCCTGGTTCGGACTGCTGGCGGTCGCACAGAACATCCTGAGTTCGCTGTTCAACTCCCATCTCTCCGATTTCTATCAGGGCTGGCTGTACGTCATCGTCGTCGGCATCGCGGCGGGCCGGATATACGAATCGGCGGACGTCCACGGAACGTCCGCCGATTCAAGCTCGGATCGTCGATGA
- a CDS encoding acyltransferase family protein translates to MRRTDIDALRIVLCFSIILVHALAIFSTEPHYHLKSFEPSQTATVLFDFVRAAAISSWFVLAGWSAVTSLRARSPGRFAKERVSRLLVPLIFGIVIFGSIIKYIELYDGRDMGLHGLREAEWLQGIMQLDRPVGYFDFFPRNLMRLPLMTWSHLWFLAYLFMISIMLLPLLVRLARRRPSPAVPSAFWIYLPVLPMAALLVTFNGYWPYFPNLVTDWTNFFYFALCLAIGAGIAAWPGFETGLRAEAPRLLGLLLLGLAGLILCGESTWGRFFIALIAWGGVGAGLGFAARLNPAPAQRIAYLSEATLPVYILHHAPLLLIGWYVLPLAVPVWLKVVVIWLAATAVSLMIYHWLVRPWTWARWLMGMAPQKGNPVALRVVPETT, encoded by the coding sequence ATGCGGCGAACGGATATTGATGCCCTGCGAATAGTGCTCTGTTTCAGCATTATTCTCGTCCACGCGCTCGCGATTTTTTCAACCGAGCCGCACTACCATCTCAAGAGTTTCGAACCATCGCAGACGGCCACGGTTCTCTTCGACTTCGTTCGTGCGGCGGCGATTTCATCGTGGTTTGTATTGGCGGGATGGTCGGCGGTCACGTCGTTGCGCGCGCGAAGCCCTGGCCGCTTTGCGAAAGAGAGAGTGTCCCGCCTGCTGGTACCGCTGATATTCGGCATTGTGATCTTCGGTTCCATCATCAAATACATCGAACTCTACGACGGACGCGACATGGGCCTTCATGGCCTGCGTGAAGCAGAATGGCTGCAAGGGATCATGCAGCTTGACCGGCCCGTGGGCTACTTTGACTTTTTCCCGCGCAACCTGATGCGCCTGCCTTTGATGACGTGGTCGCATCTCTGGTTCCTGGCCTATCTGTTCATGATTTCGATCATGCTGTTGCCGCTGCTGGTGCGGCTCGCGCGGCGTCGTCCGAGTCCAGCCGTTCCTTCGGCTTTCTGGATCTATCTCCCCGTGCTCCCCATGGCGGCGCTGCTGGTGACATTCAATGGCTACTGGCCGTACTTTCCAAATCTGGTCACGGACTGGACGAATTTTTTCTATTTTGCGCTCTGCCTTGCGATCGGTGCCGGGATCGCTGCATGGCCCGGTTTCGAGACGGGACTTCGCGCGGAAGCACCGCGATTGCTGGGGCTCTTGTTGCTGGGTCTCGCTGGTCTGATCCTGTGCGGCGAATCCACATGGGGACGTTTCTTCATTGCGCTGATCGCGTGGGGCGGTGTGGGGGCAGGGCTTGGTTTCGCGGCCCGTTTGAATCCGGCCCCGGCACAGAGGATCGCTTATCTCAGTGAAGCGACACTTCCAGTCTACATCCTTCATCATGCGCCGCTGCTGCTGATCGGCTGGTACGTGCTGCCGCTCGCAGTTCCAGTCTGGCTTAAGGTTGTGGTGATTTGGCTCGCTGCGACAGCAGTCTCGCTGATGATCTACCACTGGCTTGTCAGGCCGTGGACGTGGGCCCGTTGGCTGATGGGGATGGCGCCTCAAAAGGGGAATCCGGTCGCGTTGCGCGTCGTCCCCGAGACGACCTGA
- the lptF gene encoding LPS export ABC transporter permease LptF, which translates to MSAIDRYIVRTTLLAFLMVLVSLTSVIWITQALRGIDLMTGQGQSILVFLGVTGLAIPLLAMIIAPIALLIAVMHTLNRLASDSEIIVMNAAGLAPARFLRPFLIATCIVSLFVAFLSTYLAPECLRALRRWQTEIGADVLTNILRPGEFQKLGPLTIRIQGRQPGGLLVGIFIDDQRNPAERIDILADRGTVQKNERGSFLILQDGNLQRFETGKRDPALVAFNSYAFDLSQFSNVVQSVTYGPRERSMGDLISPPPDDPVVKRVPGEFRAELHDRIFGPIYPFVFVLMAFAILGAPRTTRQNRNFAIALLIVGILVVRIAGFGLSTVSVAQPMAIVLQYLMLALVCGASFWMTVRGVIVDAPTNLIGAVNGIFSRMGSLMPR; encoded by the coding sequence ATGAGCGCCATCGACCGCTACATTGTCCGAACAACGCTGCTCGCGTTTCTGATGGTTCTCGTCTCGTTGACGAGCGTCATCTGGATCACGCAGGCGTTGCGCGGCATCGATCTGATGACCGGGCAGGGTCAATCGATTCTCGTCTTCCTCGGGGTCACGGGTCTGGCGATCCCGCTGCTGGCCATGATCATCGCGCCGATCGCGCTGCTGATCGCGGTGATGCATACCCTCAACCGGCTGGCCTCCGACTCCGAAATCATCGTCATGAATGCGGCCGGGCTAGCGCCGGCCAGATTCCTTCGCCCGTTTTTGATCGCAACATGCATCGTGAGTTTGTTCGTTGCGTTTCTTTCGACTTATCTCGCGCCGGAATGTTTGCGCGCGTTGCGGCGCTGGCAAACCGAAATCGGCGCTGATGTCCTCACCAACATTCTTCGTCCTGGCGAGTTTCAGAAACTCGGACCTCTGACGATCCGCATTCAGGGACGGCAACCCGGTGGTCTTCTCGTTGGAATTTTCATCGACGACCAGCGCAATCCGGCCGAGCGAATTGATATTCTAGCGGACCGCGGCACCGTTCAGAAGAACGAGCGGGGCTCGTTTCTGATTCTTCAGGACGGCAACTTGCAGCGGTTTGAGACCGGGAAGCGCGATCCGGCGCTTGTTGCGTTCAACAGCTACGCCTTCGATCTTTCTCAATTCTCGAATGTCGTTCAGAGCGTGACCTATGGTCCACGCGAGCGGTCGATGGGAGACCTGATCTCGCCGCCGCCCGACGATCCGGTGGTCAAGCGCGTCCCCGGCGAGTTTCGTGCCGAACTGCATGATCGGATTTTCGGGCCGATCTATCCCTTCGTTTTCGTCCTGATGGCCTTTGCCATTCTCGGCGCTCCACGGACCACGCGGCAGAATCGAAATTTCGCCATCGCGCTCCTCATTGTCGGAATCCTCGTGGTGCGTATCGCCGGATTCGGCCTTTCGACCGTATCGGTCGCGCAACCCATGGCGATTGTTCTCCAATACCTCATGCTGGCACTGGTCTGTGGGGCCAGCTTCTGGATGACGGTACGGGGGGTAATCGTCGATGCACCCACGAATTTGATCGGGGCGGTTAACGGCATATTCAGTCGTATGGGGTCATTAATGCCCAGGTAA
- a CDS encoding Arm DNA-binding domain-containing protein, translated as MTKGPKLTAESIRTLSAGPKGDALYSDSDSKQGVPGLYLRVRSAGSRTFVIQWSQGDFQRRSTIGKVGVLSLDEARRKARKLLVGIDEGADPIAAKARAKVSDKLRFEAVAKDYLEARESDMKASSLDQCKRHLQLYFKPFNRSTYAAEKRAALDLWGNHVALILARAEGANVVQLRA; from the coding sequence ATGACCAAGGGGCCGAAACTCACTGCCGAATCGATCCGCACCCTGTCGGCTGGGCCGAAGGGTGACGCGCTCTACTCCGATAGTGACAGCAAGCAAGGCGTGCCGGGATTGTATCTGCGGGTCCGCTCGGCGGGATCGCGCACGTTCGTCATTCAGTGGAGCCAAGGCGATTTTCAGCGGCGCTCAACCATCGGCAAGGTGGGCGTTCTGTCGCTTGACGAAGCCCGCAGGAAGGCCCGCAAGCTTCTGGTTGGGATCGATGAGGGTGCCGACCCAATCGCCGCCAAGGCCCGCGCCAAGGTCTCTGACAAGCTCCGGTTTGAGGCTGTCGCGAAGGATTACCTTGAGGCGCGCGAAAGCGACATGAAGGCGTCCAGCCTCGATCAGTGCAAGCGTCACCTGCAGCTCTATTTCAAGCCGTTCAACCGATCCACCTATGCCGCTGAGAAACGCGCCGCGCTCGACCTGTGGGGCAACCACGTGGCCCTGATCTTGGCTCGTGCCGAGGGGGCGAACGTTGTCCAGCTTAGAGCTTAA
- a CDS encoding UDP-glucuronic acid decarboxylase family protein encodes MIHSSKRIMVTGGAGFLGSHLCEKLLEDGHDVLCVDNFFTGSRRNVAPLMGDPNFELMRHDVTFPLYVEVDEIYNLACPASPIHYQFDPVQTTKTSVHGAINMLGLAKRVRARIFQASTSEVYGDPAEHPQREEYWGNVNPIGFRSCYDEGKRCAETLFFDYHRQHHLRIKVARIFNTYGPRMHPNDGRVVSNFIVQALRGEEISIYGDGSQSRAFCYVDDMIDGFVRMMDTPDSVTGPVNLGNPSEFTIRELAERVIDLTGSSSKISYKPLPHDDPRQRCPDISKARELLNWQPVTSLNEGLLKTINYFENQLSGLVESPSLSFA; translated from the coding sequence ATGATCCATTCGAGCAAGCGCATTATGGTGACCGGAGGCGCGGGCTTTCTGGGGTCTCATCTGTGTGAAAAACTGCTTGAGGACGGGCATGACGTCCTGTGCGTTGATAATTTCTTTACCGGAAGCCGGCGCAACGTGGCGCCCCTGATGGGCGATCCGAACTTCGAACTGATGCGCCACGACGTGACGTTTCCGCTCTATGTCGAGGTCGACGAGATCTACAATCTGGCCTGTCCGGCGTCTCCGATCCACTACCAGTTCGATCCGGTGCAGACGACCAAGACGAGCGTGCACGGCGCGATCAATATGCTGGGCCTCGCCAAGCGGGTTCGCGCCAGGATATTCCAGGCTTCCACGTCCGAGGTTTATGGCGATCCCGCCGAGCATCCGCAGCGTGAGGAATACTGGGGCAACGTCAATCCGATCGGATTCCGCTCGTGTTACGACGAGGGCAAACGGTGCGCTGAAACGCTCTTCTTCGATTATCATCGTCAGCATCATCTGCGCATCAAGGTTGCGCGGATTTTCAATACCTATGGCCCCCGGATGCATCCGAACGATGGCCGCGTCGTCTCGAACTTCATCGTTCAGGCACTTCGCGGTGAGGAGATTTCGATTTACGGCGATGGTTCTCAATCGCGGGCCTTCTGCTACGTCGATGACATGATCGATGGATTTGTGCGGATGATGGACACGCCGGACTCGGTGACAGGGCCCGTCAATCTCGGAAACCCCTCTGAATTCACGATCCGTGAACTGGCGGAACGCGTGATCGACTTGACCGGATCGTCATCGAAAATCAGCTACAAGCCCTTGCCGCATGACGATCCGAGGCAGCGTTGCCCCGATATCAGCAAGGCACGTGAGCTGCTGAACTGGCAGCCCGTCACGTCCCTGAATGAGGGGCTTCTCAAGACCATCAATTATTTCGAGAACCAGCTCTCGGGTCTGGTCGAAAGTCCGAGTCTTTCTTTCGCGTAA
- a CDS encoding D-TA family PLP-dependent enzyme, with translation MTSPLAAKIAREYGTPALVIDMDRVERNIARVQSICDAAGVANRPHIKTHKSPLLAQLQIKAGAKGITCQKLGEAEVMADAGINDILISYNLLGDEKMARLGALLAKTHVTVAADNEVVIAGLPGAAAVARRSLPVVIECDTGRKRAGVETPAEVIALARQIRDARGLTFAGLLMYPTETGWSDAQRFYDEALAGLRQLGLDPAIVSTGGSPNLKNVGQLKGATEHRPGTYIYNDRMQVAAGVATWEDCALHVYSTVVSRAAPDRGILDAGSKTLTADTGGLDGYGLILEHPQARIARFAEEHGFLDLSRSNTRPAVGDVVRIVPNHVCVVVNMSDEVVMVRGDEIVGILPVAARGKLR, from the coding sequence TTGACCAGCCCGCTCGCCGCAAAGATCGCTCGCGAATACGGAACGCCCGCGCTCGTCATCGACATGGATCGTGTTGAACGAAACATCGCGCGGGTGCAGAGCATCTGCGATGCCGCGGGCGTCGCCAACCGGCCCCATATCAAGACGCACAAGAGTCCGCTGCTTGCCCAGCTTCAGATCAAGGCCGGCGCAAAAGGCATCACCTGCCAGAAGCTCGGCGAAGCCGAGGTGATGGCCGACGCCGGGATCAATGACATTCTCATCAGCTATAATCTGCTCGGCGACGAGAAGATGGCCCGCCTTGGCGCCCTGCTGGCAAAGACCCATGTCACGGTTGCAGCAGACAATGAGGTTGTCATCGCAGGACTGCCCGGCGCGGCGGCCGTTGCCAGGCGCTCGTTACCTGTGGTGATCGAGTGCGACACCGGCCGCAAGCGCGCCGGCGTCGAGACACCGGCGGAAGTGATCGCTCTTGCTCGACAGATCAGGGACGCGCGCGGTCTCACATTTGCAGGCCTCCTCATGTACCCGACGGAAACCGGCTGGAGCGATGCGCAGCGCTTTTATGATGAAGCCCTGGCCGGCCTTCGGCAGTTGGGTCTCGATCCTGCCATCGTTTCGACCGGCGGATCGCCGAACCTGAAGAACGTCGGTCAGCTCAAGGGCGCCACCGAACATCGTCCCGGCACCTATATCTACAATGACCGCATGCAGGTCGCGGCCGGCGTCGCCACATGGGAGGACTGTGCCCTGCACGTCTACTCCACCGTGGTCAGCCGGGCCGCACCCGATCGCGGTATTCTCGACGCCGGCTCCAAGACTCTCACCGCGGATACCGGCGGGCTCGACGGCTACGGACTGATCCTCGAACACCCGCAAGCAAGGATCGCGCGCTTCGCCGAGGAGCATGGCTTCCTCGATCTAAGCCGAAGCAATACGCGTCCGGCGGTGGGCGACGTCGTCCGCATCGTGCCGAACCATGTCTGCGTGGTGGTGAATATGTCCGATGAGGTGGTGATGGTCCGCGGTGACGAGATCGTCGGCATTCTGCCAGTGGCGGCACGCGGCAAGCTGCGGTGA